A stretch of Citrobacter amalonaticus Y19 DNA encodes these proteins:
- a CDS encoding DUF190 domain-containing protein: protein MSADAVQTLAALRLYFPVASKASARRFWHKLLAPQLAQHLLSVAKKSDIKAATLHHVTSGYLPGKRLSHHHPELTNMTHPQCLELLDSEENLRAFLHENMEELKKVYAVLLKCEEPHAHHISLHAPEFA from the coding sequence ATGAGTGCAGATGCAGTCCAGACTTTAGCCGCTTTAAGATTATATTTTCCAGTCGCATCTAAAGCCAGTGCCAGACGTTTCTGGCACAAATTACTTGCTCCCCAACTGGCGCAGCATCTTCTTTCCGTGGCGAAGAAATCAGACATTAAAGCAGCGACATTACATCATGTCACCTCCGGTTATCTTCCCGGAAAACGATTATCTCACCATCATCCTGAGTTAACCAATATGACACATCCCCAGTGTCTCGAGCTACTGGACTCGGAAGAAAATCTGAGAGCTTTTCTTCATGAAAACATGGAAGAGTTAAAAAAGGTATATGCCGTACTATTAAAATGTGAAGAGCCTCATGCTCACCATATTTCCCTTCATGCACCTGAGTTTGCCTGA
- a CDS encoding voltage-gated chloride channel family protein — protein sequence MKRLKHHDQIELFSYIGTWLVTASLIALLAGTASALFLLSLDNATAWRESHSWMIWLLPLAGLLVGLVYNWYGEPVNAGNNLIIDEIHDPRKVVPIRMVPLVLGGTLISHLFGASVGREGTAVQMGGALADQLTHIFKVKKDTRRILLMAGMSAGFSSVFGTPMAGAIFGMEVLAIGRIRYDALFPCLVAAVLADQVCLAWGVHHTHYRIDFIPAFTIWSFLSVVIAGAVFGLAGMVFSVATGKVSGIVKRYIKYAPLRPFFGGILIAAAVWFVGTDRYIGLGIPEIVRAFKEPLYPMDFMGKMSFTIVSLATGFKGGEVTPLFYIGATLGNALAPLLHMPFAFMAGIGFVAVFAGAANTPLATTFMAMELFGTEMAVFSAVGCFTAYLFSGHTGIYHAQRVGHAKSRRYRTLVPSELRISEISAVRRKKPFALSREENEIKIQPKKDKKVTMESSK from the coding sequence ATGAAACGACTAAAACACCACGATCAAATTGAATTATTTTCCTATATAGGGACATGGCTAGTTACTGCGAGTCTTATCGCATTACTGGCAGGTACTGCATCCGCGTTATTTCTTCTCTCACTCGATAATGCCACGGCATGGCGGGAATCCCATTCCTGGATGATATGGTTGCTCCCACTGGCAGGTCTCCTGGTCGGACTGGTTTACAACTGGTATGGCGAGCCCGTCAACGCTGGCAATAACCTGATTATCGATGAGATACACGATCCGAGAAAGGTGGTTCCGATAAGGATGGTGCCACTGGTTCTGGGCGGTACTCTCATATCGCATCTGTTTGGCGCTTCGGTCGGGCGCGAAGGAACGGCGGTTCAGATGGGGGGAGCCTTGGCCGATCAGCTGACGCATATATTTAAAGTGAAGAAAGACACTCGTCGGATCCTGCTGATGGCTGGGATGAGCGCGGGGTTTTCGTCCGTATTCGGCACCCCGATGGCCGGTGCTATCTTTGGGATGGAAGTACTGGCAATAGGGCGAATTCGTTATGATGCGCTGTTCCCCTGTCTGGTTGCCGCAGTGCTTGCCGATCAGGTCTGTCTGGCATGGGGGGTACATCACACACATTACCGCATCGATTTCATCCCGGCATTTACAATATGGAGTTTCCTGTCCGTTGTGATAGCGGGTGCCGTATTCGGGCTGGCAGGAATGGTATTCTCTGTCGCGACCGGAAAGGTCAGTGGGATCGTTAAACGTTATATTAAGTATGCTCCTTTGCGTCCTTTTTTCGGAGGGATACTGATTGCTGCTGCCGTCTGGTTTGTCGGTACTGATCGTTATATTGGTCTCGGTATTCCGGAAATTGTCCGAGCCTTTAAAGAACCGCTATATCCGATGGATTTTATGGGAAAAATGAGCTTTACCATCGTTTCCCTGGCGACAGGATTTAAAGGTGGTGAGGTCACACCTCTGTTTTACATAGGTGCCACTCTGGGGAATGCTCTCGCTCCTCTTCTGCACATGCCATTTGCTTTTATGGCCGGGATCGGTTTTGTAGCTGTGTTTGCCGGTGCGGCAAATACCCCGCTTGCGACAACCTTTATGGCGATGGAACTGTTCGGTACCGAAATGGCGGTATTTTCTGCCGTCGGCTGCTTTACGGCATATCTTTTTTCAGGACATACCGGGATTTATCATGCCCAGCGAGTCGGTCATGCCAAAAGCCGCCGATACCGTACACTTGTTCCGTCTGAGCTACGCATTTCTGAAATTTCTGCTGTTCGCAGGAAGAAACCTTTCGCGTTATCACGTGAAGAAAATGAAATAAAAATCCAACCGAAAAAAGACAAAAAAGTCACAATGGAGAGTTCTAAATGA
- a CDS encoding HAD-IIB family hydrolase: MKEICSADSSTFKHVRFVLTDMDETLTYKGRLAAETYMALERLQNAGVKVIPVTAAPAGWCDQMAWMWPVDGVIGENGGVFFRRQNDGHGIERFFWHGTEKYPDVAERLMQIGEQIKREIPAAHFADDQPFRMTSIAFAKPPEAHQCSLILNALTQAGATTTVNNLWILGWSGEYDKLSMARRVLRDYYDLDIDAERSAVLYSGDSTNDAPMFSFFEHTVGVSTVSDFLDQIPKPPQWITRGPGGAGFVEIADAVIAAR; the protein is encoded by the coding sequence ATGAAAGAGATCTGTTCCGCAGATTCGTCAACATTTAAACATGTGCGTTTTGTTCTCACAGACATGGATGAAACGCTGACTTACAAGGGGCGCCTTGCGGCTGAAACCTATATGGCGTTGGAACGGTTGCAGAACGCGGGAGTCAAAGTGATACCGGTCACAGCCGCGCCAGCCGGCTGGTGCGACCAGATGGCATGGATGTGGCCAGTTGATGGTGTCATTGGTGAAAATGGGGGGGTGTTTTTCAGAAGGCAAAATGACGGCCATGGCATTGAGCGTTTCTTCTGGCACGGCACAGAAAAATATCCTGACGTCGCTGAGCGCCTGATGCAAATTGGAGAGCAGATAAAAAGGGAAATTCCTGCCGCTCATTTTGCCGACGATCAACCTTTCAGGATGACGTCCATTGCCTTTGCTAAACCGCCAGAAGCCCATCAGTGTTCATTAATACTTAACGCATTGACGCAAGCAGGTGCGACAACCACCGTAAACAATCTCTGGATTCTTGGTTGGTCCGGAGAGTATGACAAGTTATCTATGGCCCGACGAGTGCTCAGGGATTATTACGATCTCGACATTGATGCCGAACGTTCTGCCGTATTGTATAGCGGCGACTCGACGAATGATGCGCCGATGTTTTCATTCTTTGAACATACGGTGGGAGTGAGCACGGTATCAGATTTCCTTGATCAAATCCCGAAACCTCCACAGTGGATCACCCGTGGCCCGGGAGGTGCTGGTTTTGTGGAAATTGCAGATGCGGTAATTGCCGCCAGATAA